One Alkaliphilus sp. B6464 genomic window carries:
- a CDS encoding AzlC family ABC transporter permease: MKKAIKAAFPATIPVMLGYLSVGVAFGLLFEKSGYNFMWAIFMSIAVYAGSMQFIAISLLTSGAGLMEIALVTLFVNIRHFFYGLSFIDKFKGMGKKKTYMIYSLSDETYSLLCSSKAPEGVDNNSFLFCIALLNQIYWIVGTFIGSIAGSLITFNTNGIDFAMTALFVVIFIEQWSTYKTHIPVLIGIASTILSLLIFGVDNLILPSMVLITVALMIFEKQIDRKTSEDNSGEVVNSEC, translated from the coding sequence ATGAAAAAAGCAATTAAAGCAGCATTTCCAGCTACAATACCAGTTATGCTAGGATACCTTTCAGTAGGAGTGGCCTTTGGATTGTTATTTGAAAAGTCTGGATATAATTTTATGTGGGCAATTTTTATGAGTATAGCTGTATATGCAGGATCTATGCAGTTTATAGCTATTAGCCTATTAACAAGTGGAGCAGGCTTAATGGAAATAGCATTGGTGACATTATTTGTAAATATTAGACATTTTTTCTATGGGTTATCGTTTATAGATAAGTTTAAAGGTATGGGAAAGAAAAAAACATATATGATTTATTCTCTTAGTGATGAAACTTACTCACTATTATGTTCTTCGAAAGCACCTGAAGGTGTTGATAATAATTCATTTCTTTTTTGCATTGCACTTTTGAATCAAATATATTGGATAGTAGGTACATTTATTGGCTCTATTGCAGGTTCACTGATAACATTTAATACAAATGGAATTGATTTTGCAATGACCGCCCTATTCGTAGTTATTTTTATTGAGCAGTGGTCTACTTATAAGACCCATATTCCAGTACTAATTGGTATTGCATCTACTATTCTATCGCTTTTAATCTTTGGAGTTGATAATTTAATTTTACCTTCTATGGTATTAATAACTGTTGCCCTGATGATATTTGAAAAACAGATAGATAGGAAAACTTCGGAAGATAATAGTGGGGAGGTAGTAAATAGTGAATGTTAA